The nucleotide sequence aatttccaaaaattccGTAAATGACCATTTAGTATTTGTAGTCTTTGACGTGAAGGCTCTCGGAAGCACCATCACCTAGCTGAGCGTCACCCTTGTAGGCACCAAGGGTTGCTTCAGAGTTAGCCTTAGCTCGAGCCAAGAACGCCTTTTGAGCCTTGTCCACATTCTCTTCTTTACCTCCCCAAGCCTTGAGTGTACTCTGTTGAAGCGCACGTCCATATGAAAACGTCAAGCTCCATGGTTTCTTACCTTTGAGCTGATTAATAGCGTTTAAATTCACAGTTGCTTCTTCCTCACTCTGTCCTCCAGACAAGAACACAACAGCCGGAACCGCTGCAGGAACCGTCCGTTGTAAAGCACGAACCGTGTGCGCGGCGATCACTTCAGGTTTAACCTTGGAGCCACTGTCAGAACCTGGAGTAACCATGTTTGGTTTCAAGAGTGTTCCTTCCAAGATCACATGATGATCACTAAGAGCCTTGTAACAAGCCGCAAGGACTCGTTCCGTAACATAAGCACATTTCTCAATATCATGAGATCCATCAACAAGAATCTCTGGTTCAACAATAGGGACAAGACCATTCTCTTGGCATATAACTGCGTATCTCGCTAAACCGTAAGCATTCTCATGGATAGCTAACTCAGAAGGCTCTTCCTTTCCGATTTTGAGAACAGCACGCCACTTGGCGAAACGTGCACCAGCTTCATAGTATTTCTTGCAACGGTCACCAAGCCCGTCAAGACCAATGGTTGTGGTTTCACCATTAGTACCAGCGAGCTCAACGGTTCCCTTATCGACTTTGATACCTGGAAGCACTCCAGCTTCCTTCATCACATCAACAAACAGTTTCCctatatagcaaaaaaaacaccaatcaatgatatatatagaatcaagaaaacacatataaaagtgttttgttaggttttttgaattttagaacCTGAAGCAGTCTTTTGGTAGAGTGTTTCCTCGAAGAGAATGATACCACTGATGTATTGGAGAGCTCCAGGAGTAGTGAACAAGAGCTCACGAAGAGCACGTCTGTTTGACTCAACGTTCTCGACGTTAATGCTTACGAAACGTTTTCCGATTGTTCCAGTGGATTCATCAGCAGCGAGAATACCTTTTCCTGGAGTACCGATGTAAGCGGCATTGGCGATGAGCTCATCTGTAAAGATCGACAAAACACGACGAGATATATTCAGCTTTAACATTGACGTATAGGACTGACACAGTCCTTGAACTATGATCGAATGAGACGTTAAAGAGATTTACCGGTGAATTTGGATTTGAAGCACGACATTGTGTGTGTAAAAAGAGGCGACGGCGACGGAGAAAAGCGTTTTTTTGGTAATGTATGAAATTGAAGAGAATGGGCCTTTAAAAGGCCGAGAAGGCCGAGTTGGAGACGGATACGGCGATAAATAAGGAGTCATACAAGCGGCCCATATAAATTATCGCTTTTAGCAACTctaacaaccaatagaaattgtCGCAAATTTTTCGAAAGATCCGTTCCTTTGTTTACACATTCAAACCTTTCTATTTTTAGTGTTCTTCAAATATTGTCAATTTtggactagagagagagagagagagagacaataaAGTCCGTTGAtaaagggttttgtttttaataaaggATCGACATGATAAAATGGGATAAAGTCTGGTGGTTGTGCCCGTGAACTTAGCACTACATTACATGCTGCTGCTGACCAGAATAATTTTACAAAGTAACAATATAGAATTAGatgtattataaaataaagtcgATTTGGATAGTGGAAATCTCAAAACATGTGGACCTTTTTAGTAAAAGTCCACCATCCACACTTGTTAGCGTCACCCGTGACGCCAATTGCTCAttttcccttattttttttatcaataaatttaaaaatagaattatatattacaaaaaggtCCATTTGCTAAACCATATCTTTCTAATGAATACTTGTTGTTAGGTAAAAAAGTCATCAACAAGATAATGGTCAAATTGCAAAAAGAAGTTAATTTTATACtctatatgttaaaattaatacaaacctcttgtaaaaaaaaaaaaactatgagaaaaggaaacaaaaaagaaagaaaaaaaactacagaAAACTATTATTATCATCTCCGACTCATTTCAACGGAACTAAAACTATCCGACCCGAGATTTTTATACGGGCCGGGTGATAACCCACCATCTTCTTCTAGTACTCGTTTCTCTCTACTCCAATTCCTAAACCCAACGTAAACCATCGCCACCATTAAAACCAACGCAATCACAGCTAGCAAAGACATCCCAACCGTTAATCCAACGCGACTCTTTTTCTTCCCTACACCTTCACGTATCTTAAAATAACCCAGTTTACTCGGATCCGCAACGCCCAACATCGTCCGGATCGGGTAATTAACCAAATAACAAAACCCGGACCCGTTATTATAAACCGCTCCAAAACACTTACAATCCCCAACACACATCTCCTCACACTCCCCCAaagacgacgtcgttttatGATCCATCAGCTCCTTAAACGGCACTTCAACGCCGTTACGTCTCACCACTTTAAACTCCGTCGTCTTGCCGCAAAAATCCACCGGCGCCGACGACACGTGATTACACTCTCCGATCACGGTACTGTTATCAATACACGAACAACCCGATCCAGGCGTACATAGACTGTACGGACCACACGGATTTGGGAGATCGCACGTTTCACGGATCGCTTCGTAGTTCAAAGCCCAGTGAGATCCGTCCCAGAGATATCCCCGGAGATTCCCGTCGGGTTCTAATCGGAGAATTAGTAAACCGTTAACCGGTCTTTGAAAGCTATTAAACGCTTCGACATCGATTGGTATTATATTTCCGGTTTGGTACATACCAAGATAACCGTTCGGGTTAATCCGAGCTAGAATTGGACCGGCTCCGTCTTTGATTTTGGCTTTGGCTTGAAGAGCACTGTGTTTCCAGTAGAACTGTTGAGAATCATCGCTCACTTTAGAGTATAAACCGATGAAATCGCTACCTAACCGCATCGAATACAAACCGTTGGGCGAAACCAAAGCCATGGCAGATGTGAAATTCTGATTCTCTACGAGGGTATTTCCGGGAAAATCAAAACTCTCCCACACGACAAACGACGACGTTTTCACAACTTGGAGATTCGAGTCGTTACGGAGGATCAGACGGTCTCCGTTAGTGTTAGTTGACCATTCTAACCTCGAAGAAGGATCGGAAATTACGAGGCTGCCATTGAAGAAAAGCTTCGTTTTATGGGACCAGCTCGCTGAACGGGTCGGATCAAGAACCCAGAGTGGATCCGTTAAGTTCGGGTGGGTTACGGCGAGAGAGAGGCGTGACCCGTTTACACGTAAGAAACCGAATGAAAAGTTCCCGTTCGGGTCAGTGAGGAGAGGCTGAAACACGTCGATGGACGGGTCCGGTTTAGCTTCAAAGCCTTTTACCAGCTCCAAAACCGGTTCGACCGCGTTGACTCGTTGCCATgtatgagaagaagaaaccaagaaaatgAACGACAAGAGTAAAACACGAGTGAAAGAGTTTAAACACAAAccttccatttttggaaacttgaatcaaatataaagagagagagacagagagaagaaagagagattgtgaTGTTTTTTATTCGTTCATGCAGAGAGACTCCATTGCATCATATACTTGAGTgtgtgtataatatatatagagacgTAAAATATGctgaaaatatgaataaaatgattaaatatgttttgcCGGTACTAGAATATGTTAttttggaaaagagaaagaaataaaacaataagaaaCGGCGTCGATGTCGTGGGGGctgaaattaaatatttggagTCGAGATTTGAGAAAGATATGGTTTTCTGGTGGGATAAATTGTAATCATATCAGACCATTACTCGCTATTCGCTAGCTAGGCGCAAATGGACCAGTTGTATATAATATGCGCTAAACCAGATTGTTTACACTTAAAATATTTGAGTAAAGACAAATTATTGCACGCACTAAGCATGTGTCAGTGTCagtatgtgtgtgtatatttgTATACATATAATACAGTATATTTGTAAATCTATGTATGTGTAATGTGTTAATTTCGTATATTGTtccaatttttttgtgtgtttttccttttctaccATGTTCCCATTACCGTAGCAAAGAAAGAGTATGGGAATGTTTTAACTGTATTTTGTTCGTGTCAATATTATTTACAAACGAGAGAAATCATCCCTAATAGGCTAAATGGCTAATACACAAgtgcatttttttaatttaatcgaTTTATTTTGTGAGgatatattgatttaaaatgATGTACACTCAAATATATCTCCGAATGTTGTAGAAAAGTAAACTCTTTAAACGAGAAAATCCAAAAGATATAGTCACTAGATAGTTCAAGAACAAACTATTTGTTTAGGCGTAAAAGATCTTTAAGATAAACTTAAACGAGGTTTGTTCTAATGAGCTCGGTCGTGTTAATAGGTTATATAAAATTAGAGTtacatgattataaaaaatGGGCAAAAGCTAATCTATATGGATGTTAAGTATCTCTTTGAAATAACAAGGTTTTGAATATGACTGGTTTTGAGAGTGTGTACGTGGGGGATGCAAATGCTCAGGATCTCCgaaatttgttaatatatatggatAGGTTTCTAAGTATGTAATAAGAGTTTAGACATCAAATTTTATCATCATCCACTGATCATccataaagaagaaaaaaggaatgtATGAAATCTCATAATTTAGAAGGAAAAAGGACTACGAACCGAGTTAAAGTGATTAGtgagaaaaacacacaaaaagaaggATTCTGCATACTTTTAgtagtttataaaatatatatatatttacttttatattaaaatgatttgaATTTAGGCATAAAGCTCCTAATGCGATCAAGCCATACACAAAACTTCCTCacaaaatgaaaaggaaaatctaGAAGGTTAGGTGttaataaaatgaaatgaaattacTATTATTGTATAACAATGAAGTTAGGACAAAAGTCGCACCAAATCTAGCAGGTCAAAAGACTCAAGCTCGTCGTCTGTTTATGTCAGCTGGTCATTAAATCTCTAGTTGATACAACATGCAATCTTATTTACACCGCCAAAAAACTCGAGTGACCGTGGTGGTGTATACATCCATGGTGTAtaactatatatcatatataagtatatttcTTTTGGATTCGTATCCAATGAAAGTTCAAACTAACTTATTTCACAATGATGGGTGAGTTATTTTATCTAAGTCACATGGGTTGACTATGTAAAAAGGATCATTAAATGTGAGGAGTTGACATACTGGCTGGCGGGAGGATATGTATGAATGTATCGTAATCGTAACTAAACACATCGAAAGTCTCACCAATTCGGATTTTGActtcatagtttctatttcttcaatttaaaaaaaatacttttctctttttttttttgttgggatcgatttattttatttggtgttgACATCATTTAAGTTCAACCATACAACAACTCTTTTGTTCCCTTCGTTCTCCCtctaaaaaatccaaatttttcttACCAAACCTAATCTTTCTATCTAGATTAATGAATGTTTCTATCTGTGTACGCTGTAATCAAATGTTTGTACTCTTTTGTGTTTAGTACAGCTTTCGTTTCTatctttttaccttttcttaCAATAGATTATAGTATTCAACAATTCTGGTTCAAGGTTCTTGACTTCTGAATTATGTAATTTGCAAAGTCAATTATAGTTTATTACcgatataaattatattatatgattgTTCCCATTACTGTATCTGTTAAATACTTAAATTAATCCCCATAACTGTTTAAGCTTTTCTACGGGAGAACCCCTAAATAAACATGCAattttcacattaaaaaaaaaattttagccACGACTATGACTAACTTCAAATTATAGATAACTAGTTATATTAGTTTTTCCAggtaatttgagaaaaaaaaattaataggaTCGATCGTCTGACTAAAAAAAGTCATATGATTCACATTAGTTATGGCCTTATGGGTTTTTTCATTAAGTGTTCTAGTTTCTGATTTCGAatatattttgtagtattatGTCGAAGTGGGTGGGCTGCACGAAACGGGCCactgtttgttttttaattcaTCATAACAATATGGCCTGCTAGATTCACCTGGCAACAATATGTAATTGATGGGCCGAAACTGAACAGGCCTAGTAAgatggagagaaaaaaaaaagaggaaatgttgacagtgggatttgaacccacgccctttcGGACCAGAACCTTaatctggcgccttagaccaaCTCGGCCATATCAACTTGTTGACATTATGAATTTCAATCAAGTATAAGATAGGGGGAATTAacctaattacaatatatttttctaaatgaaTCATCGACAGAAAATTCACatgaaaaatacattttattttgtttaaagtcgAATTAATTTACAGTATCGTAGACctgattaataaaatatatatatatgaagcaaAACACAATCAATGATCAGATTAGACAGAATTACAAAAATTGCATGTGTGAATTATTAAAGCATGAATGAGTGATAAGGACTACCACCAAAAAATCGAAAGAAAGTCTCGAGGGTCTCTTTTCTTGTCTCTGCTTCATCTCAATTGGTACTATAATGAATGGACGACACAATACAATTCTCTTATCTAACGCTAAAAAGATACgcataattttattagtttctcGAATGTGTCGGCTTACCGCAAAAATAGTAATATGATA is from Camelina sativa cultivar DH55 chromosome 20, Cs, whole genome shotgun sequence and encodes:
- the LOC104768552 gene encoding PAN domain-containing protein At5g03700, whose translation is MEGLCLNSFTRVLLLSFIFLVSSSHTWQRVNAVEPVLELVKGFEAKPDPSIDVFQPLLTDPNGNFSFGFLRVNGSRLSLAVTHPNLTDPLWVLDPTRSASWSHKTKLFFNGSLVISDPSSRLEWSTNTNGDRLILRNDSNLQVVKTSSFVVWESFDFPGNTLVENQNFTSAMALVSPNGLYSMRLGSDFIGLYSKVSDDSQQFYWKHSALQAKAKIKDGAGPILARINPNGYLGMYQTGNIIPIDVEAFNSFQRPVNGLLILRLEPDGNLRGYLWDGSHWALNYEAIRETCDLPNPCGPYSLCTPGSGCSCIDNSTVIGECNHVSSAPVDFCGKTTEFKVVRRNGVEVPFKELMDHKTTSSLGECEEMCVGDCKCFGAVYNNGSGFCYLVNYPIRTMLGVADPSKLGYFKIREGVGKKKSRVGLTVGMSLLAVIALVLMVAMVYVGFRNWSREKRVLEEDGGLSPGPYKNLGSDSFSSVEMSRR
- the LOC104768554 gene encoding fructose-bisphosphate aldolase 4, cytosolic — its product is MSCFKSKFTDELIANAAYIGTPGKGILAADESTGTIGKRFVSINVENVESNRRALRELLFTTPGALQYISGIILFEETLYQKTASGKLFVDVMKEAGVLPGIKVDKGTVELAGTNGETTTIGLDGLGDRCKKYYEAGARFAKWRAVLKIGKEEPSELAIHENAYGLARYAVICQENGLVPIVEPEILVDGSHDIEKCAYVTERVLAACYKALSDHHVILEGTLLKPNMVTPGSDSGSKVKPEVIAAHTVRALQRTVPAAVPAVVFLSGGQSEEEATVNLNAINQLKGKKPWSLTFSYGRALQQSTLKAWGGKEENVDKAQKAFLARAKANSEATLGAYKGDAQLGDGASESLHVKDYKY